The proteins below are encoded in one region of Syntrophotalea carbinolica DSM 2380:
- a CDS encoding lipocalin family protein: MACSLREISVVAIRWLSALFLLLSCSACGRPENAPRAVSRIDLARYAGIWYEIARYPNRFEKNCAGAMAIYRVLDDGGLEVVNRCRDITDGGRIREIKGYAKVPDPLNPAELKVTFFWPFYGHYWIIALSEDYTWAVVGHPQRKYLWILARQPVLDQGVLQKILSLIVEQGYEPERLVFADQGK, translated from the coding sequence ATGGCTTGTTCTCTACGTGAAATTTCTGTAGTGGCAATACGCTGGCTTTCGGCTCTGTTCCTGTTGCTGTCTTGCAGTGCCTGCGGCAGGCCGGAGAACGCACCTCGTGCGGTTTCGCGTATCGATCTGGCGCGTTATGCTGGGATCTGGTACGAAATTGCCCGTTATCCCAATCGCTTCGAAAAAAACTGCGCGGGAGCAATGGCGATTTACAGGGTGCTTGATGACGGCGGTCTTGAGGTGGTGAATCGCTGCCGGGATATCACTGACGGCGGTCGCATTCGCGAGATTAAAGGTTACGCCAAGGTGCCCGATCCGTTGAATCCTGCGGAACTGAAGGTTACCTTTTTCTGGCCGTTTTATGGCCACTACTGGATTATCGCGTTGTCCGAAGATTATACTTGGGCAGTGGTCGGACATCCGCAGCGCAAATACTTATGGATACTGGCGCGCCAACCGGTTCTTGACCAGGGCGTGTTGCAGAAAATTCTATCGTTGATCGTTGAGCAGGGGTACGAACCGGAGCGTCTTGTTTTTGCGGATCAGGGGAAATAG